CCGCCCGGCGCAAGGGGCTCCCTCCCCTGAAGGATTGAGCTCATTTCGTCGCGTTGTTCCTTTCGAGGAGCCGCCTCAAAGGGCTCGGGGCGGGCGTGGCGGTGGCTCCGCGGCTCACTCACTGAGGTCCGCCTGGTTTTCGTGTCCCTCCAGCTGCGGGAGTACAAGGTGGTCGGGCGCTGCTTGCCCACGCCGAAATGCACGACCCCTCCTCTGTACCGCATGCGCATCTTCGCTCCGAACCACGTCGTCGCCAAGTCCCGATTCTGGTACTTCGTCTCTCAgctgaagaagatgaagaagtcTTCTGGAGAGATTGTGTACTGCGGACAGGTGAAGAATTATAAACCTAAAGGCTTCTTATGGAGTTCCAGCAGGTGTATGTGGAGGGATTTTACAGGATTTGCAGTTCCAGTTCCAAATCCTCCTTGTGGAGGGATTTTACAGGAATTGCAGTTAGGGGTGGGAAGTTGAAATCCATTGTCTTTCAGTTGCTGTGAAAAGGAGTGACAAGTTTGCTTTTTGAAAGTAGTGGTATATGTCTTGTAAACGAAATACAAATTTACTTACTGCTTCAAAATGATGAGTCATGTGTTGCATCTTAGACTTAGGTTCATTGTACAATATACCTTTTAAGAGGCATTTGCACATTTGTAGCCCTGGGAAAGTGGACGTTTGTATGCTTACATTCCTCTTGATACTTCAAGAACACTCTTTAGAGCTGAAGtcttgtgtttttctttgaattACTAAAGCTCTCTACTCTGAATTACCAAGACATATCCAGCCATCTTGGTAAGGCGAAAGAGAGCAAAGAGTTGTTTTTTGACAGTAAGACTTAAACCAGGGGTTTTGTTAGaactctgaaatatttattcttaAAATTGTAAAATGGTGAGAGTACATCATCTCTAACCACTTCCATGTTCTTGTGTAATTCCAGGTGTATGAGAAGTCCCCTCTGCGGGTAAAAAACTTTGGTATTTGGTTGCGCTACGATTCTCGTAGTGGGACCCACAACATGTACAGGGAGTACAGAGATTTGACCACTGCGGGTGCTGTCACTCAGTGCTGTAAGTATATGTAGCTGTTTGAGGTGTAAAATAATAGAAGCAGTATACAAGCAGAAGATTAGTCTCAAATTGGGCATAAAGCATGCTATCTTAACCCTTGATAAAATAACTGAAACACTGGAAAATTACAGGAGGGGGTTGCCAGCTATTCCATAGATATTTATCTATTATACATGTGGTAGGTGACTTGTTGTTACCTCTCTTTATACAGTTTCTCTGACTGGAAAATACTCACACTTCTTTTTGGTGTGTCTTTCTATAATTCTAGCAATGAGTGTTGCTATACAAACTGATAATTTAATGACTTTCCAGGTGCTCTGTGTATTTCCTGTGCTGTTTTAAGATAATTGAATATATCTTCCCAGGTCTTGTGAAAAGGATATTTCAGAGATTCTGGGGAATTTGTCCTTTAT
This region of Ammospiza caudacuta isolate bAmmCau1 chromosome 5, bAmmCau1.pri, whole genome shotgun sequence genomic DNA includes:
- the RPL18A gene encoding large ribosomal subunit protein eL20, encoding MKASGTLREYKVVGRCLPTPKCTTPPLYRMRIFAPNHVVAKSRFWYFVSQLKKMKKSSGEIVYCGQVYEKSPLRVKNFGIWLRYDSRSGTHNMYREYRDLTTAGAVTQCYRDMGARHRARAHSIQIMKVEEIAASKCRRPAVKQFHDSKIKFPLPHRVLRRQHKPRFTTKRPNTFY